One genomic segment of Candidatus Kuenenbacteria bacterium HGW-Kuenenbacteria-1 includes these proteins:
- a CDS encoding tRNA (adenosine(37)-N6)-threonylcarbamoyltransferase complex ATPase subunit type 1 TsaE — protein sequence MINVWIYEIQTISTNYMKIIISKSSLETHKIAKKLIKELKPGNVLTLEGNLGSGKTCFTQGLAQALGIKKIITSPTFSLLKIYPIKHMGKIKKLYHFDLYRIYNGKELLDLGFNEILEKKDGIIVIEWAKRAQKILPKKTININFKFINENTRVIKIKNN from the coding sequence ATGATTAATGTTTGGATTTACGAAATCCAAACAATTTCTACAAATTATATGAAAATTATTATTTCTAAAAGTTCTTTAGAAACTCATAAAATAGCTAAGAAATTAATTAAAGAATTAAAGCCCGGGAATGTTTTGACTTTAGAGGGAAATTTAGGAAGCGGAAAAACTTGTTTTACTCAAGGATTGGCCCAAGCATTAGGAATAAAAAAAATAATCACTAGCCCAACTTTTTCATTATTAAAAATTTACCCTATTAAACACATGGGAAAAATAAAAAAATTATATCATTTTGATTTATATCGAATATACAACGGAAAAGAACTTTTAGATTTGGGTTTTAATGAAATTTTAGAAAAAAAAGATGGAATTATTGTTATAGAATGGGCAAAACGAGCTCAAAAAATTTTACCTAAAAAAACAATAAATATTAATTTTAAATTTATCAATGAAAATACGAGAGTAATTAAAATAAAGAATAATTAA
- the murD gene encoding UDP-N-acetylmuramoyl-L-alanine--D-glutamate ligase: MLKSLSKFNTKNLLKKIKNKKIAFLGLGIENYALIKYILNKKINCELTICDARSEKELNKKYKEFKKLKWQLNKNYNKNLEKFDILFRSPGWPINKVKSQKSKVKSHLSSPMQLFFEICPTKNIIGITGTKGKGTTASLIYKILKTANKKVWLGGNIGVAPFDFLNKIKKTDWVVLELSSFQLEDMTISPHISAITNFYPEHLAPADPNNPNFHKTLKDYYNAKLNIIKWQNEKNWAIINSKLQTTNFKLNTKAKIIYFKKSDLISKLIGEHNKKNIAVAVEVAKIIKIKQEIIEKAVANFKGLPHRIELIKNIKKVKYYDDSFATTPEATIIALKSFNQPIIILLGGADKKADFSQLAKYVQKQCKFVALLNGVATKRIKQELINVGFSKEKIETFLNINQAIKKVSKIAVSGDIVLLSTACASFGMFRNYKERGDLFKQIVKKIK; encoded by the coding sequence ATGCTTAAATCTTTATCAAAATTCAATACAAAAAATTTATTAAAAAAAATAAAAAATAAAAAAATAGCTTTTTTAGGTTTAGGTATAGAAAATTATGCCTTAATTAAATATATTTTAAATAAAAAAATTAATTGCGAGCTTACTATTTGTGATGCTAGAAGCGAAAAAGAATTAAATAAAAAATATAAGGAATTTAAAAAATTAAAATGGCAATTAAATAAAAACTATAATAAAAATTTGGAAAAATTTGATATTTTGTTTCGCTCTCCAGGTTGGCCAATTAACAAAGTCAAAAGTCAAAAGTCAAAAGTTAAAAGCCATTTATCTTCTCCAATGCAATTATTTTTTGAGATTTGTCCAACAAAAAATATTATTGGCATAACAGGAACTAAGGGTAAAGGCACAACTGCAAGTTTAATTTATAAAATATTAAAAACTGCTAATAAAAAAGTTTGGTTAGGAGGAAATATTGGCGTGGCGCCATTTGATTTTTTAAATAAAATAAAAAAAACTGATTGGGTTGTTTTAGAATTATCAAGTTTTCAGCTTGAAGATATGACTATTAGCCCTCATATTAGCGCAATAACAAATTTTTATCCAGAACATTTAGCTCCTGCTGATCCTAATAATCCAAATTTTCACAAAACATTAAAAGATTATTATAATGCAAAATTAAATATAATTAAATGGCAGAATGAGAAAAATTGGGCAATTATAAATTCAAAATTACAAACTACAAATTTTAAATTAAATACAAAAGCTAAAATTATTTATTTTAAAAAATCTGATCTTATTTCAAAATTAATTGGAGAACATAATAAAAAAAATATCGCGGTAGCTGTTGAAGTAGCAAAAATTATTAAAATAAAGCAAGAAATAATTGAAAAAGCTGTTGCTAATTTTAAAGGCTTACCACATAGGATAGAATTAATAAAAAATATAAAAAAAGTAAAATATTATGATGATAGTTTTGCTACCACTCCTGAAGCAACTATTATAGCTCTTAAATCTTTTAACCAACCAATAATTATTTTGCTTGGTGGTGCAGACAAAAAAGCTGATTTTAGTCAATTAGCTAAATATGTTCAAAAACAATGTAAATTTGTTGCTTTGTTAAATGGTGTTGCAACTAAACGAATTAAGCAAGAATTAATTAATGTTGGTTTTTCTAAAGAAAAAATTGAAACATTTTTAAATATTAATCAAGCAATTAAAAAAGTTTCAAAAATAGCTGTTTCAGGAGATATTGTTTTATTATCAACTGCTTGCGCTAGTTTTGGTATGTTTAGAAATTATAAAGAACGTGGAGATTTATTTAAACAAATTGTAAAAAAAATAAAATAA